The DNA sequence GGAAAGCACCGGGAAATCGACGCTGGCGCCGGTGCTCGCGGCGCGTTTTGGCGGTGTCGTCATGCCCGAATATGGCCGGCGCTGGGCGGAACGCAACGGGGTCGACTTCATCCCGGCGGCACTCCACGCCATCGCGGCCGGCCATGCCGCGGCACGCGCCGCGATCGCGGCCGGCGCGCCGGACCTGATCATCGAAGACACCGACATCGTGATGACCAGTGCCTGGGCGCGCATGCTCTATGGCCGCCGCGACCCGGTGCTGAGCGCCATTGCCGCCACGGCCGACCTGTACCTGCTGTTCGCCGCCGACACGCCCTGGATCGACGATGGCACCCGCCAGTTCCGCGGCCAGGACCGCGAACGTTTTGCCGCGATCATCATCGACGAACTGGCGCGGCGCCAGCTCAACCCGGTGCTGATCTCGGGCAGCTGGACGCAGCGGGAGGCCACAGCCATCCGCGCCGTTGCAGCGCTGCTCGCCGCCTGAGCCAACCAGGCAGCGCGCGCGGCCGCGCAGACCGGTTGCAACGCCGCGCCGGCCACGCCAAAGCAGCGCCATGGTCAATATCCTCCTCACCGGTGCCTCGCGCGGCATCGGCGCCGCCGCCCGCATCGCGCTGCACGACGCCGGCCACATGGTCATCGGCCAGTCGACCGCCGGCGACGACGGGCTGATCGCCGCCGATTTCGCGCATCCGGGCGCCGCCGACGCGCTGTGGGACGCAGCGCTCGCCGCGGCCGGCGGGCGCATTGACGTGCTGATCAACAATGCCGGCGTCTTCGAAGCCGTCGACATCGCCGACGCCGAAGGCTTTGCCGCCACCTGGGGCCGCAGCCACGCCATCAACCTGCAATCTGCCGCAGACCTGTGCCGCCATGCGGTGCTGCATTTCCAGCGCTTCGGCGGGGGTCGCATCATCAACGTCGCCAGCCGCGCAGGCCACCGCGGCGACAGCCCGTCGCATTGGCATTATGCCGCCGCCAAGGGCGGGATGCTGGCGCTGACCAAGACCATCGCCCGGGGCTATGCGGCGCAGGAGATCCTGGCCTTTGCCGTCGCGCCGGGGTTCACCCTGACCGGTATGGCAGAGGAGTATCTGGCGACCCGGGGCGGCGACAAGCTGCTCGCCGACATTCCGCTGGGGCGCGTTGCCGACGCAGCGGAAGTGGCCGAGGCGATTCGCTGGCTGGCCCTCGACGCGCCGCCGTCACTGACCGGCAGCACGCTCGATATCAACGGCGCCAGCTATGTCCGGTAATGCGGGCTGGACGCTGACCCTGGCCTGCACCCGCGCCGATGCCGAAGCCATGCCCGAAATCGGCGATGTCTTTCCCGACCTCGCCGACCCGCCCTCGCTGAATGTCGAGGAGCCCGACCCTGACGCACCCGACGCCTGGGTGCTGACCGCCTATTTCAATGACGAACCCGATCCGGCGCTGGTCGATCGCATCGTCGCGCTGTTCCCGTCGGCCGCCGATGTGGTGGTGGCGCCGCTTGCCGAGGCCGACTGGACGACGATGAGCCAGCGCGACCTCGAACCGGTGCGGGCCGGCCGCTTCCTGGTCCATACCCGCGCCCATGCCGACGCGGTCCGCCCCGGCGACATCGCGCTGGGAATCGAGGCCGGGCTGGCGTTCGGCACCGGCCAGCATGCCACGACGCTGGGTTGCCTGCGTGCGCTCGACCGGCTGGCGCGGCGCCGGCGCTTTGCCAATATCGCCGATCTCGGGACCGGCACTGGTGTGCTGGCACTGGCGGCGGCGCGGCGCTGGCCCAAGGCCCGGGTCATTGCCAGCGACATCGATCCGGTTTCGATCGCGGTCACGCGCGCCAATCTGCGCGACAACAAGGTGGCGGCCGGCCACGCCGCCGGGCAGATTGCTCTGGTTGTCGCCGCCGGGATGGACCACCGGCTGCTGGCCGCCGGCGCGCCGTACGACCTCATCATCGCCAACATCCTGGCGCCGCCGCTGGTGGCGATCAGCCGGCCGGTCAGCGCCGCACTGGCGCCGGGCGGGGTGCTGGTGCTGGCAGGCCTGCTGCGGTCACATGCGGTGCGGGTGCGCGGGGCCTATCGCAAACATGGGCTGGTGCCGCTGGAGCCGCAACGCGGGCGCGGCGAATGGCCCTGCGTGGTGTTGACCAGACCGTAAAACGGCACCGGTCGCGCGGGGCGCGGGCCGATGCCGTGGGTACGCAACTACTTGAAAACTGGGCCTGAACGACGCGGGGTGCGCGTCGTTGCTCGGCTCAAAGCGCGTGAAAAAGCCGGTTTTCGACCATCACGGGGTTGAGGCGCAGGCGGGGTTTGCGAACCGGAGCCATGGCCGCGGCTGCATTGGTAGCAACACGGGCCTGGGGCTCGAAGTCCTGAAGGATAACCTTCATCGCTCGTCTCCTCAGTCACCACCGGGCTAATTCCCAGTGGAGTGCGGGGTATAACGAAGCGTATGAAGTTGTTGCAGTGCGCAACATTCGACCTCAGCTATGCAATTTTCGCATAACTGTGGATAATCAATCAATTCGATAATGGATCGGCTTGAAGCTGCCATTGTTGGACTGCAACGCCGAACAGGCGGTCAGGCCGATGATCAGGTCCATCTCGGCTTCGAGCACGATGTGGTCGCCGGCCTTGCTGAGCGGCGGCAGGACCTTCAGCTCGCCCGTCGTGCCATCCACCGGCACATTCATGAACAGGTTGAACGCCACCGGAATGCGGTCGGGGACGATCCCGAACGGTGCCAGCGCCTCGGCCAGATTGCCGAAACAGCCCTGGTGCGGCTCGGTATCGCCATAGATGATGCGGAACGTGTCCTTCGAACAGGGCGTCAGCAGGAAATCATGGCGGCCGACGGTATCGGTGACGATCCGCAGCAT is a window from the Polymorphobacter fuscus genome containing:
- a CDS encoding AAA family ATPase — protein: MKRVCLTGVESTGKSTLAPVLAARFGGVVMPEYGRRWAERNGVDFIPAALHAIAAGHAAARAAIAAGAPDLIIEDTDIVMTSAWARMLYGRRDPVLSAIAATADLYLLFAADTPWIDDGTRQFRGQDRERFAAIIIDELARRQLNPVLISGSWTQREATAIRAVAALLAA
- a CDS encoding SDR family NAD(P)-dependent oxidoreductase, yielding MVNILLTGASRGIGAAARIALHDAGHMVIGQSTAGDDGLIAADFAHPGAADALWDAALAAAGGRIDVLINNAGVFEAVDIADAEGFAATWGRSHAINLQSAADLCRHAVLHFQRFGGGRIINVASRAGHRGDSPSHWHYAAAKGGMLALTKTIARGYAAQEILAFAVAPGFTLTGMAEEYLATRGGDKLLADIPLGRVADAAEVAEAIRWLALDAPPSLTGSTLDINGASYVR
- a CDS encoding 50S ribosomal protein L11 methyltransferase, which produces MSGNAGWTLTLACTRADAEAMPEIGDVFPDLADPPSLNVEEPDPDAPDAWVLTAYFNDEPDPALVDRIVALFPSAADVVVAPLAEADWTTMSQRDLEPVRAGRFLVHTRAHADAVRPGDIALGIEAGLAFGTGQHATTLGCLRALDRLARRRRFANIADLGTGTGVLALAAARRWPKARVIASDIDPVSIAVTRANLRDNKVAAGHAAGQIALVVAAGMDHRLLAAGAPYDLIIANILAPPLVAISRPVSAALAPGGVLVLAGLLRSHAVRVRGAYRKHGLVPLEPQRGRGEWPCVVLTRP
- a CDS encoding DUF1989 domain-containing protein — protein: MLHEIPPRSGAAFTLDKGQRLTVIDPQGEQVSDLLAFARHDIDEVISSGRTLDYLSRIFLTVPDPLYSNRSNIMLRIVTDTVGRHDFLLTPCSKDTFRIIYGDTEPHQGCFGNLAEALAPFGIVPDRIPVAFNLFMNVPVDGTTGELKVLPPLSKAGDHIVLEAEMDLIIGLTACSALQSNNGSFKPIHYRID